A genomic window from Petrotoga mexicana DSM 14811 includes:
- a CDS encoding ABC transporter ATP-binding protein: protein MLEVKNLKVYYKSEDGIIKAVDDVSFNVKDGETLGLVGESGCGKSTLGQAIMKILPLNAQLYGEIKLNGQNITTMNEKQMREIRGRDITMIFQDPMTSLNPIMKVKDLFVEIVKAHFPDISEQKAIEMGGSVLKDVGIDPSRMNQYTFQFSGGMRQRVMIALGLVLKPSFVISDEPTTSLDVIVQAQIIELMNKLRDEYQMSMLLITHDLGVVAQLADKIGVMYAGHLVEISSKENIYYNPKHPYTKALLESIPNTDINDKDLKYIPGSPPDLGKPPKGCRFAPRCEYAMDICHEQEPNSFLIEGSEVKCWLYENSQDLKHVNVGGTSD, encoded by the coding sequence GTGCTTGAAGTAAAAAATCTGAAAGTTTATTATAAAAGTGAAGATGGGATTATAAAAGCGGTTGACGATGTTAGTTTTAATGTAAAAGATGGGGAAACACTTGGACTAGTGGGAGAATCAGGCTGCGGGAAATCCACCTTGGGACAAGCTATAATGAAAATATTGCCTTTAAATGCACAATTGTATGGAGAAATTAAATTAAATGGTCAAAATATAACTACAATGAACGAAAAACAAATGCGAGAAATTCGTGGTAGAGATATAACCATGATCTTTCAAGATCCGATGACTTCCCTGAACCCAATTATGAAAGTTAAAGACCTATTTGTTGAGATTGTGAAAGCTCATTTTCCTGATATATCTGAGCAAAAAGCTATAGAAATGGGAGGTAGTGTCCTAAAGGATGTGGGAATAGACCCAAGCAGGATGAATCAGTACACATTTCAATTCAGTGGTGGTATGAGGCAAAGGGTGATGATCGCACTAGGATTAGTTTTAAAACCATCTTTTGTTATTTCCGATGAGCCAACTACTTCATTGGATGTAATAGTTCAAGCTCAAATAATAGAGTTGATGAATAAATTAAGGGACGAATATCAAATGTCCATGTTGCTTATAACACATGATTTAGGTGTAGTTGCTCAACTTGCAGATAAGATTGGAGTTATGTATGCCGGTCATTTGGTAGAAATATCTTCAAAGGAAAATATTTATTACAATCCCAAGCACCCTTATACAAAAGCACTTTTAGAGTCGATTCCGAATACAGATATCAACGACAAAGATTTAAAATATATACCCGGAAGTCCTCCAGATTTGGGTAAACCTCCAAAAGGATGCCGATTCGCTCCGAGGTGTGAGTACGCAATGGACATCTGTCATGAACAAGAGCCTAACAGCTTTTTAATCGAAGGCTCAGAAGTTAAATGCTGGCTATATGAAAATTCTCAAGATTTAAAACATGTAAATGTGGGTGGTACTAGTGACTGA
- a CDS encoding oligopeptide/dipeptide ABC transporter ATP-binding protein: protein MWVVLVTENAILKVEGLKKYFPLKRSVGEVLTRTPPKYVKAVDEIDFEVKKGETLGLVGESGSGKTTTGRLITRLEDPTEGKILFKEKDISTLTKKELKHVRKEIQIIFQDPLAALNPHMRIGEAVMHPLQIHNIGKDRSEKQKLVMEMLERVQLSPASEYYYRYPRDLSGGQRQRVVIARALILKPTFVVADEAVAMLDVSVRSQLLQLMINLKNDFDLTYLFITHDLATTKYICDRIAVMYLGKIVEVGNFEQIYTKPKHPYTQALISAVPEPDPKSKKERIIPQGEVPNAVNIPTGCRFHPRCPYAKEICKIQEPTLKNVENQQVACHLYDSEYEKSVI from the coding sequence ATGTGGGTGGTACTAGTGACTGAAAATGCAATTTTAAAAGTTGAAGGTTTAAAAAAATATTTTCCTCTAAAAAGATCAGTGGGTGAAGTTTTAACTAGAACCCCTCCTAAATATGTAAAGGCGGTAGATGAGATTGATTTTGAAGTAAAAAAAGGTGAAACTCTTGGTTTAGTTGGTGAATCAGGGAGCGGAAAAACAACTACAGGTAGGTTAATTACAAGATTAGAAGATCCTACTGAAGGAAAAATTTTATTCAAAGAAAAAGACATCAGTACATTAACAAAAAAAGAACTAAAACATGTAAGAAAAGAGATTCAAATAATCTTTCAAGATCCACTTGCAGCCTTGAACCCTCATATGAGGATTGGTGAGGCTGTGATGCATCCTCTACAAATACACAATATTGGGAAAGACCGTTCCGAAAAACAGAAGCTTGTTATGGAAATGTTGGAAAGGGTACAGTTATCACCAGCAAGTGAGTATTATTACAGATATCCTCGTGATTTATCTGGTGGCCAAAGACAAAGGGTTGTAATAGCTAGGGCTTTGATCTTAAAACCTACCTTTGTAGTGGCGGATGAAGCAGTTGCGATGTTGGATGTTTCTGTTAGGTCTCAATTGTTACAACTGATGATCAACTTAAAAAATGATTTTGATTTGACTTATCTTTTCATCACACACGATTTAGCTACGACTAAATATATTTGTGACAGAATAGCCGTAATGTACTTGGGCAAAATTGTCGAAGTTGGAAATTTTGAACAAATATACACAAAACCAAAACATCCTTACACTCAAGCTCTAATATCAGCGGTTCCTGAACCTGACCCTAAAAGCAAGAAAGAAAGAATAATACCTCAAGGAGAAGTTCCAAACGCCGTTAATATCCCCACAGGTTGTAGGTTTCATCCTAGATGCCCATATGCAAAAGAGATTTGTAAAATTCAAGAACCCACTTTGAAAAATGTTGAAAATCAACAAGTTGCTTGTCATCTATATGATTCGGAATACGAAAAGAGTGTCATTTAG
- the murJ gene encoding murein biosynthesis integral membrane protein MurJ — translation MSKLLKHTFLFSLATFISRLLGLLRDATFAHYFGISAEYDAYLVAIILPFFLRKIFADGALSSAFIPLFTRKQGKDSQVFLSTTIWFVLITTVSLYIPVYFFSDQIVLVLGTGLSESTMELTSYLLKITYPFIIFISLWAVATGVLNSNDIYFGPAFAPALSNLCSVVFIFLSSYFSPRILGPTIGFTVGGILQFLLVFYILRKIHFRMTLDFNFKDLKSIMNLFGPALLGVAVASLNTLVDTNIATWTGTGGVSTIQYALRIYQLPLSIFAISVANALLPKLSYSSSIKDEKEYNKNLKDSIELTLFFAIPSMFGLIFLNNEIVALIYQHGSFTFEDTLITAKTLLYYSLGLPFYSLHTIFIRTYHSKLNTRYPSLVAVLMLLVNATLDVLLAFRYGVVGIAFATAISGIIGMFMTGFNIIKGLTGEDWIEILKIFIASAVMSIFIVTSKGFFDSRLLVVLLIALSVLVYFLSAYLIGSKKLKLAINLFFKRK, via the coding sequence ATGTCGAAATTGTTGAAGCATACATTTCTTTTCTCTTTGGCAACTTTTATAAGTAGATTATTAGGCCTTTTACGGGATGCTACCTTTGCTCATTATTTTGGAATTAGTGCAGAGTACGATGCATATTTAGTAGCAATTATTCTTCCTTTCTTTCTTCGGAAAATCTTCGCTGATGGAGCCCTCTCCTCAGCTTTTATTCCTTTGTTTACAAGAAAACAAGGAAAAGATTCTCAGGTTTTTCTCAGCACCACAATATGGTTTGTATTAATAACGACTGTTTCATTATATATACCTGTTTATTTTTTTTCGGACCAAATAGTTTTAGTTTTGGGAACTGGCTTGTCTGAATCAACGATGGAATTAACCTCTTATTTGTTGAAAATTACATATCCCTTCATAATTTTTATCTCTTTGTGGGCAGTAGCTACAGGCGTTTTAAATAGTAACGATATCTATTTTGGACCTGCATTCGCTCCGGCTTTATCTAACCTTTGCAGTGTCGTGTTTATCTTTTTATCTTCTTACTTTTCCCCAAGAATATTAGGACCAACTATAGGATTCACAGTAGGAGGAATTTTACAGTTTTTGTTAGTTTTTTATATCTTAAGAAAGATTCATTTCCGGATGACACTTGATTTTAATTTCAAAGATCTGAAAAGTATAATGAATTTGTTCGGTCCCGCATTATTAGGAGTAGCTGTGGCTTCCTTGAATACATTGGTTGATACCAATATCGCAACATGGACCGGTACGGGAGGTGTTTCGACCATTCAATACGCTCTAAGAATTTATCAGCTCCCTTTAAGCATATTCGCCATAAGTGTTGCAAACGCCCTTTTACCTAAATTATCGTATTCTTCAAGTATTAAAGATGAAAAAGAATACAACAAGAATTTGAAAGATAGTATAGAACTAACTTTATTCTTTGCAATTCCTTCAATGTTCGGTTTGATATTTTTAAACAATGAGATCGTGGCTTTGATATATCAACACGGTAGTTTTACTTTTGAAGATACGTTAATAACAGCAAAAACATTGTTATATTATTCTCTGGGGCTTCCATTTTATTCTTTACATACTATCTTTATCAGAACTTACCACTCTAAATTAAATACAAGATATCCTTCTTTAGTGGCAGTGTTAATGCTTTTAGTGAACGCGACTCTCGATGTTTTGTTGGCTTTCAGATATGGTGTTGTAGGTATCGCATTTGCAACTGCTATTTCCGGTATTATCGGCATGTTCATGACAGGTTTCAATATTATTAAAGGTTTGACTGGTGAAGATTGGATAGAAATACTTAAAATTTTCATCGCAAGCGCTGTTATGTCTATATTTATCGTGACTAGTAAAGGATTTTTTGATTCTAGACTGTTAGTCGTTCTTCTAATTGCTCTAAGCGTCCTCGTTTATTTCTTATCAGCGTACCTTATAGGTTCAAAAAAGTTAAAATTAGCTATAAACCTTTTCTTTAAAAGAAAATAA
- the upp gene encoding uracil phosphoribosyltransferase, which translates to MDNLHVVDHPLIKHKLSIMRNKDTGPKEFRELLNEITLLLTYEAARNLPTMEVEVETPIAKTKGEMVEDKKVTIVPILRAGLGMLDGVLSLVPNASVGFLGVYRDPETLNAIEYYVKFPPLTEDHQIFILDPMLATGHSMNHAIKQVKKQGGQNITIMSLIAAPKGVNVVISENPDVIIYTAALDSKLNSKAYIVPGLGDAGDRLYRTK; encoded by the coding sequence ATGGATAATCTTCACGTTGTTGATCATCCTTTGATAAAACATAAACTTTCTATAATGAGAAATAAAGACACAGGACCTAAAGAATTCAGGGAACTTTTGAATGAGATAACCCTTCTGCTAACCTATGAAGCAGCCAGAAACCTTCCAACGATGGAAGTTGAAGTTGAAACGCCAATTGCAAAGACAAAAGGAGAGATGGTTGAAGATAAAAAAGTTACCATAGTTCCTATATTGCGAGCAGGTTTAGGTATGTTGGATGGTGTTCTTTCATTGGTTCCAAATGCTAGTGTAGGTTTTCTAGGTGTGTATAGAGACCCAGAAACTCTCAATGCAATAGAGTATTATGTGAAGTTTCCACCTTTGACAGAAGACCATCAAATCTTTATTCTCGATCCTATGCTTGCCACAGGACATTCTATGAACCATGCTATAAAGCAAGTGAAAAAACAAGGAGGACAGAATATCACTATTATGTCCTTGATAGCAGCTCCCAAGGGGGTTAACGTAGTTATAAGTGAAAACCCAGATGTGATTATTTACACCGCTGCTTTGGATAGTAAACTCAATTCAAAAGCGTATATTGTTCCCGGCTTGGGAGATGCAGGAGATAGATTGTATAGAACAAAATAA
- a CDS encoding 1-phosphofructokinase family hexose kinase yields the protein MIFTITLNPCLDRYLYVDKLKTDDTTRVKKIKDYPAGKGIDVSRAIKELDGKSVAISFLGGENGRKIEEMLDREGVIYTAVRITKETRMNIILQEQSSQYRLSVQGPKIPKTDLNQLYETLKLLIRENDTVVISGSLPRGVTPNFYAEIISYLKGKNARIYFDADGENLKVGVESHPDCIKPNLYEFQRVLGKKINGIDKDQLAKYGLDLIDKYGIKEILLTLGSEGAIFISKESCLYAPSIDVPVQSAVGSGDSFLAAYVLKREEGANEEEAFKWANASGNASVMTPGTELCRKNDVLRLLDEIKIEKIF from the coding sequence ATGATATTTACAATAACCCTTAATCCATGTTTAGATAGATACCTTTATGTGGATAAATTAAAAACAGATGATACTACCCGTGTTAAAAAGATAAAAGATTATCCTGCGGGAAAGGGAATCGACGTTTCCAGGGCAATCAAAGAATTAGACGGGAAGTCCGTGGCTATTTCTTTTCTTGGTGGTGAAAATGGAAGAAAGATTGAGGAAATGTTGGATAGAGAAGGTGTAATATATACTGCTGTTAGAATTACCAAAGAAACTAGAATGAACATCATTTTACAAGAACAAAGTTCTCAATACCGGCTGAGTGTTCAAGGTCCAAAGATTCCAAAAACTGATTTGAACCAACTGTATGAGACTCTCAAACTTTTAATCAGAGAAAATGATACCGTTGTTATTTCAGGAAGTTTGCCGCGGGGTGTAACTCCAAATTTTTATGCAGAAATAATTTCTTACCTTAAAGGGAAAAACGCTAGGATATATTTTGATGCCGATGGTGAAAATTTAAAAGTCGGCGTTGAATCACATCCTGATTGTATCAAACCTAATCTATACGAGTTTCAAAGAGTTCTTGGCAAAAAAATAAATGGAATTGACAAAGACCAACTTGCTAAATATGGTTTGGATCTAATTGATAAGTATGGAATAAAGGAAATATTGCTTACTCTAGGGTCAGAGGGCGCTATATTTATCTCAAAGGAGAGTTGCCTATACGCTCCTTCCATAGATGTCCCTGTTCAAAGTGCGGTTGGATCCGGAGACTCCTTTCTTGCAGCTTACGTTTTAAAACGTGAAGAAGGAGCAAATGAAGAAGAAGCCTTTAAATGGGCAAATGCATCAGGTAACGCCTCAGTCATGACTCCTGGAACAGAACTTTGTCGAAAAAATGACGTTTTAAGGCTTTTAGACGAAATAAAAATAGAAAAGATATTCTAA
- a CDS encoding aldo/keto reductase has protein sequence MQTNVSNSGLYLSRIVQGMMRLRDWNFSTKETEDFIMKAIDLGVTTFDHADIYGNYTCEGLFGEVFKSNPSLRDKIQIVTKCGIVLPNKETKRIHYYDTSKEHILKSVDNSLRNLHTDYIDLLLIHRPDPFMNPEEIAEAFLELHKSGKVRFFGVSNFTINQFEALQSKLNLPLVTNQIEISPFNLEHFENDNIYFLKGKNLNPMAWSPLAGGKLFDVSNDKSVRILTTLKEVGKELGIDSMDTLVYAWLLNHPVGIIPVSGSGRLERLKNAVEALNIKLTREQWFKIYEAALGHDVP, from the coding sequence ATGCAAACAAACGTTTCTAATAGTGGTTTGTATTTATCAAGAATAGTACAAGGGATGATGAGACTTAGAGACTGGAATTTTTCAACAAAAGAAACAGAAGATTTTATTATGAAAGCAATAGATTTAGGAGTAACCACTTTCGATCATGCCGATATTTATGGAAATTATACTTGTGAGGGTTTATTTGGAGAGGTTTTTAAATCAAACCCTTCTTTAAGAGATAAGATACAGATTGTAACCAAGTGCGGTATAGTGCTCCCCAACAAGGAGACAAAAAGAATTCATTATTACGATACAAGCAAAGAACATATATTGAAATCTGTAGATAATTCCCTTCGTAACCTTCATACAGACTATATCGATTTACTCCTTATACATCGCCCAGATCCCTTCATGAACCCAGAAGAAATTGCAGAAGCCTTTTTAGAGTTACATAAATCTGGTAAAGTTCGTTTCTTCGGAGTGTCAAACTTCACCATCAATCAATTTGAAGCTTTACAATCAAAATTAAACCTTCCTTTGGTGACTAATCAGATAGAAATTTCCCCATTCAATTTAGAACATTTTGAAAACGATAATATTTATTTTTTAAAAGGAAAAAACCTCAATCCAATGGCTTGGTCGCCTTTGGCGGGAGGAAAGTTATTCGATGTCTCAAACGACAAGTCAGTAAGAATATTGACGACGTTGAAAGAAGTTGGCAAAGAACTCGGTATCGATTCTATGGATACTCTTGTATACGCCTGGCTTTTAAACCATCCTGTCGGGATAATCCCTGTTTCAGGAAGCGGTAGATTAGAAAGGCTTAAGAACGCTGTTGAAGCCCTGAACATAAAATTGACGAGAGAACAATGGTTTAAGATCTATGAAGCTGCACTAGGTCATGATGTACCGTAA
- a CDS encoding HAD-IIA family hydrolase: MVFILINNIKTIEKLKQIELFVLDIDGTFYISQKLVNGALKFSNLLKRLNKKLVFLTNNSNKSKIEYLQEFHALNYPIKENEIYTAGIAAAEYIKDKFGPKRIFLVATPSMIKEYEKLGHQIVADSPEMVVVTFDKSLTYDKLAKASIFVSKGAFFFVTNPDLNCPTEEGPIPDTAAIASVVSKACNKEPDIVFGKPDPKILEMIMKDYQVTPEKTCIVGDRLYTDILIGINAGTLSTLVLTGEAKLEDLKDSAIKPDLVVDDLGQLADLIMGEESG, from the coding sequence GTGGTTTTTATTCTGATAAACAATATAAAAACAATCGAAAAATTAAAACAAATAGAACTCTTCGTTTTAGATATAGACGGCACTTTTTATATCAGTCAAAAATTAGTTAACGGTGCGCTAAAATTCTCCAACCTTTTGAAAAGACTAAATAAAAAGCTTGTCTTTTTAACCAACAACTCCAACAAATCCAAGATAGAATACCTACAAGAGTTTCACGCCTTAAACTATCCAATTAAAGAAAACGAGATCTACACTGCGGGCATAGCTGCTGCAGAATATATAAAAGATAAGTTTGGGCCAAAAAGAATTTTTTTGGTGGCTACTCCCTCAATGATAAAAGAATATGAAAAATTAGGCCATCAAATTGTCGCAGATTCCCCTGAGATGGTTGTAGTTACCTTCGATAAAAGTTTAACCTATGATAAATTGGCAAAAGCCTCCATATTTGTATCTAAAGGAGCCTTCTTTTTTGTTACCAATCCAGATTTGAACTGTCCAACCGAAGAAGGGCCTATTCCAGATACCGCTGCTATTGCAAGTGTAGTATCTAAAGCATGTAATAAAGAACCTGACATCGTCTTTGGGAAACCAGATCCCAAGATCTTAGAAATGATAATGAAAGATTATCAAGTAACCCCAGAAAAAACTTGTATAGTTGGAGACAGGTTGTATACCGATATATTAATTGGAATAAACGCTGGTACATTATCTACATTAGTATTAACCGGGGAAGCAAAATTAGAGGATCTAAAAGATTCTGCAATAAAGCCAGATCTTGTAGTTGACGATTTAGGACAACTTGCGGATCTCATTATGGGTGAAGAAAGTGGCTAA
- a CDS encoding methionine synthase: MDERVKNLFLMGGLRGEGALSCDFLKMFFIEITGGENFIKIYIPEIYEIMPQKKIYLLRAGFNGTKFQINDKLKEEINKIYKLGLELAQPKAVCDTYKIETIPTELIPKSFEGVNSITFFVSTLGYEIDNYISNANTLSSMLMDAWASEAIEAFNESIDKKLRKDFGKGTRRFSPGYSDIDVRKNWDIVSNLLKTEIVVVNKETGIITPRKSTVCMIGWYDE, encoded by the coding sequence TTGGATGAAAGGGTAAAGAATCTTTTCCTTATGGGCGGGCTGCGGGGCGAAGGGGCGCTATCATGTGACTTTCTAAAGATGTTTTTTATCGAAATAACAGGAGGGGAAAATTTTATTAAAATCTACATTCCAGAAATTTATGAAATAATGCCTCAGAAAAAAATATACTTACTCCGAGCAGGCTTTAATGGAACTAAATTCCAAATCAACGACAAATTAAAAGAAGAAATAAATAAAATATACAAGCTCGGTTTAGAATTAGCACAACCAAAAGCTGTATGTGACACATATAAAATAGAGACAATTCCTACAGAACTTATTCCTAAATCTTTTGAAGGTGTTAACTCTATCACTTTTTTTGTATCCACATTAGGGTACGAAATAGACAACTATATATCAAACGCAAATACTCTCTCTTCCATGTTAATGGATGCTTGGGCTTCAGAAGCCATAGAGGCTTTCAACGAATCTATCGATAAAAAGCTGAGAAAAGATTTCGGTAAAGGTACCAGGAGGTTTTCTCCTGGATATTCGGATATAGATGTGAGAAAAAATTGGGATATCGTCAGTAATTTACTGAAAACAGAGATAGTAGTTGTCAACAAAGAAACTGGTATCATAACTCCAAGAAAAAGTACTGTATGTATGATAGGGTGGTATGATGAATAG
- a CDS encoding homocysteine S-methyltransferase family protein, whose translation MMNRKDFAQILNKKILILDGGYGTEFIKRGYKEIPAEILNIRYPEVVYNLQSEYVKSGADILLTNTFSANRKKLKELNYEEAFEKVNVKAVEIAKQASKGKALVFGDLSSLGEYPNPMGLLEMDEAIDEYYQQAKVLFESGVDGFIVETMTDIKELKAAIYGIRKVTEDLPLIAHMTFEENGRSVTGTSVEIFANVFNDLDVDVLGINCTLGPEELLKVFERLSLSTNKFLSVEPNAGKPVFDGKHLEYKMTPEIFGMFVEDYLDLGVNIIGGCCGTSPEHIKVIRNMVKRRPKKIVKEIPIMYSSRTILNKFHPFTVIGERINPAGNKKFQNEIEEFNFENVIKRANSQKSVKAHAIDVNLGIEKILNEEHFKQIIIELDKHSSLPISFDIQNIGFLETALKEYPGRPIINSSKLSKKDLDRKLELIKKYGGLLIVLALEKEILESAEERLQLVLRKWPYIESKGITKDRIIVDPLVLSLAANNDPNITLETVKLLSQNGFNTTMGLSNLSFGLPNRNYINAAFLSRAKGKGLTSAILNPEDEFLMNTLNGNLLLDKNIVIPSKVEKQDELTEKILQGEEGEVKRIIENQLKEKSPLEVSQDVLGKAMEKIGDLYAQGNIYLPELLLAAETVKPIFDYLNNLIPESQNDKKAKVVLATVEGDIHDIGKNIVAAVLRSANFKIIDLGKDVETSTIINAVQKEKPNILGLSAMMTTTVGKIEEVVNELKKLSIKVKVIAGGASMNRKLAETFGCDAYAKDASEGLKICKSWVNLNS comes from the coding sequence ATGATGAATAGAAAAGATTTTGCACAAATATTGAATAAAAAGATACTTATTTTAGACGGAGGATATGGAACTGAATTTATAAAAAGAGGATATAAAGAAATTCCTGCTGAAATTTTAAACATCAGATATCCAGAAGTAGTTTACAATCTACAAAGTGAATACGTAAAATCGGGAGCAGACATTCTTTTAACCAATACCTTCAGTGCAAATCGAAAAAAACTCAAAGAGTTAAATTATGAAGAGGCGTTCGAAAAAGTTAACGTCAAAGCAGTTGAAATTGCCAAGCAAGCATCGAAAGGTAAGGCTTTGGTCTTTGGAGATCTATCCTCTCTAGGAGAGTATCCAAATCCTATGGGGTTGCTTGAAATGGACGAAGCTATAGATGAGTATTATCAACAGGCAAAAGTGTTGTTTGAAAGCGGTGTAGATGGATTTATCGTTGAAACGATGACAGATATAAAAGAGTTAAAAGCAGCTATATATGGAATAAGAAAAGTAACAGAAGATTTACCTTTAATAGCTCATATGACGTTTGAAGAGAACGGACGTTCCGTTACAGGAACTTCTGTGGAAATCTTTGCGAATGTTTTCAACGATTTAGATGTAGATGTACTAGGAATTAACTGTACTTTGGGTCCAGAAGAACTTTTAAAGGTTTTTGAACGTCTATCACTCTCAACAAACAAGTTCTTATCAGTTGAACCAAACGCTGGTAAACCTGTTTTCGATGGAAAACATTTGGAATACAAAATGACGCCCGAAATATTTGGAATGTTTGTAGAAGACTATTTAGATTTAGGAGTAAATATTATTGGAGGCTGTTGTGGTACCTCTCCAGAACATATAAAAGTTATTAGAAATATGGTAAAAAGAAGACCTAAAAAAATAGTAAAAGAAATACCTATTATGTACTCTTCAAGAACGATCTTAAACAAATTTCATCCTTTCACCGTTATTGGGGAGAGAATAAATCCTGCCGGGAACAAAAAATTTCAAAATGAAATTGAAGAATTCAACTTCGAGAATGTAATAAAAAGAGCCAACAGTCAAAAAAGCGTAAAGGCCCATGCAATAGACGTTAACTTGGGTATCGAAAAGATTTTGAATGAAGAACATTTCAAACAAATTATCATAGAACTAGACAAACATTCTTCTCTTCCAATTTCTTTTGACATTCAAAATATTGGATTTTTAGAAACCGCTTTAAAAGAATATCCAGGAAGACCAATAATCAATTCTTCTAAATTAAGTAAAAAAGATCTGGACAGAAAACTCGAGTTGATTAAAAAATATGGCGGATTACTAATTGTATTAGCACTCGAGAAAGAAATCTTAGAATCTGCTGAAGAAAGACTACAACTAGTGCTAAGAAAATGGCCGTACATAGAAAGTAAAGGAATAACTAAAGATAGAATTATAGTTGATCCGTTGGTGTTGTCCCTTGCTGCCAATAATGATCCAAATATTACATTGGAGACAGTAAAGTTACTTTCGCAAAATGGGTTCAATACCACTATGGGTCTTTCGAATCTTAGTTTCGGTTTACCAAACAGAAATTATATAAATGCAGCCTTTCTTTCAAGGGCAAAAGGTAAAGGCTTGACTTCAGCCATCTTAAATCCCGAAGATGAGTTCCTTATGAACACGTTGAATGGTAACCTATTGTTGGATAAAAATATTGTAATACCAAGTAAGGTTGAAAAACAAGACGAATTAACCGAGAAGATCCTACAAGGTGAAGAAGGTGAAGTAAAACGAATCATTGAAAATCAGTTAAAAGAGAAAAGTCCGTTAGAAGTTAGCCAAGATGTGCTTGGTAAAGCAATGGAAAAGATCGGAGACCTTTATGCACAAGGGAACATATATCTCCCAGAGTTGTTGTTAGCTGCCGAAACTGTCAAACCCATTTTTGATTACTTAAACAATTTGATTCCCGAATCTCAAAACGATAAAAAAGCTAAGGTAGTACTAGCCACGGTGGAAGGGGATATACACGATATTGGTAAAAATATAGTGGCAGCGGTATTAAGAAGCGCAAACTTCAAAATTATAGATCTTGGCAAAGATGTAGAAACTTCTACAATAATCAACGCTGTACAAAAAGAGAAACCGAATATTTTGGGGTTATCAGCTATGATGACAACTACAGTGGGAAAAATAGAAGAGGTGGTAAATGAACTAAAAAAATTAAGTATTAAAGTAAAAGTTATTGCCGGCGGTGCCTCGATGAACAGAAAACTTGCTGAAACCTTTGGCTGCGATGCCTACGCTAAAGATGCAAGCGAAGGGCTCAAGATATGTAAAAGCTGGGTCAATTTGAATTCATAA